Proteins encoded by one window of Chiroxiphia lanceolata isolate bChiLan1 chromosome 26, bChiLan1.pri, whole genome shotgun sequence:
- the EPOP gene encoding elongin BC and Polycomb repressive complex 2-associated protein gives MFLTCEGTFGIVPATMDYNGEARPGDFHAGYQEIEGINLGYLQINGTQMFALAQVLSDLFKDIPRTTISKKMETLKIKSRRCDLKELRTLKAINSVPTRAVKCSLISKADLEALCTSCKSLSPRRRKRKRKSKRREQLLLPAPGELFPCPRPPLLPPCRAGGCCGPAAPGRPRPPPAFPGAQPFHRAFPPRGGRGLAGRGGLFAGVLAGYPRDLALLHPAAAHPAALPAALAPAGRRKRGPCCAKGLFPQEKGPAAARKGRSSGFPGSKRQGTSAGYSSDSDSSLDFAGSSPATSSDSSEEEEEEEEEEEEGDSSCSSEEGSSSESESSSLCSGDSVQSTRYRQAALPRFPPQPPREPLGEERPAEPPPSAGKALRPDPDLLFLSQQLWARTLRASTLESLSPAPALGSGAPPQPGLYAKQEASPSSSSSSSSSSSSSSPPPSPSGTPEGDPQQKEGGFGDAEPCAKGKDLHKDASNNRASLERAERQSGALTGPAPSPEAAPQPPELGGSPGPAPPGEEGEPRREHFDRLIRQSKLWCYAKGFNLDGKSLRHAGRPEPWKGAELKSPGSKRAESPSTLSSKALRGNGSERNAKRRRLARGAEAERQQSSSKGRPQKTPRRNAKKGNTPCKRLGSAGPTPPRNSFSLMGNFPCIPSLVVGEDGDLCPASSLGGKNSWALSKTHPLWSWHLGGNAIPVPPSLKFRGYSLEDL, from the coding sequence ATGTTCCTGACCTGCGAAGGGACCTTCGGAATTGTTCCAGCCACCATGGATTACAATGGGGAAGCCCGGCCGGGGGATTTTCATGCCGGCTATCAAGAAATCGAAGGGATAAACTTGGGATACTTACAGATCAATGGCACCCAGATGTTTGCTTTGGCCCAGGTCCTCAGCGACCTGTTTAAGGATATCCCCAGGACCACCATCAGCAAGAAGATGgaaaccttaaagatcaagAGCCGGCGCTGCGATCTCAAAGAGCTCCGGACCCTCAAGGCCATCAACTCGGTGCCCACCCGCGCGGTGAAATGTTCGCTCATCTCCAAGGCGGACCTGGAGGCTCTCTGCACCTCCTGCAAGAGCCTCAGCCCCCGCcggaggaagaggaagaggaagagcaagaggagggagcagctgctgctgccggcCCCGGGGGAGCTGTTCCcctgcccccggcccccgcTGCTGCCGCCCTGCAGAGCCGGCGGCTGctgcggccccgccgcccccggccgcccccggccgccccccgccTTCCCCGGCGCGCAGCCCTTCCACAGGGCCTTCCCGCCCCGGGGGGGCCGCGGGCTGGCGGGCCGGGGGGGCCTCTTCGCCGGGGTGCTGGCCGGGTACCCCCGCGACCTGGCCCTCCTGCACCCCGCGGCCGCGCATCCCGCCGCGCTCCCGGCCGCGCTCGCCCCCGCGGGCCGGCGCAAGCGGGGGCCCTGCTGCGCCAAGGGGCTCTTCCCGCAGGAGAAGGGGCCCGCGGCCGCCAGGAAGGGCCGCTCCTCCGGTTTTCCCGGCTCCAAGCGCCAGGGCACCTCCGCCGGCTACTCCAGCGACTCGGACTCCAGCCTGGACTTCGCCGGGTCCAGCCCCGCCACCTCCAGCGACTCgtcggaggaggaggaggaagaggaggaggaggaggaggaaggggacaGCTCGTGTAGCAGCGAGGAAGGCAGCTCCTCGGAGTCGGAGAGCAGCTCGCTGTGCAGCGGGGACTCGGTGCAGAGCACCCGGTACAGGCAGGCGGCTCTGCCGCGCTTCCCGCCGCAGCCCCCCCGGGAGCCCCTCGGGGAGGAGCGCCCGGCCGAGCCCCCCCCGAGCGCGGGCAAAGCCCTGCGGCCCGACCCCGACCTCCTCTTCCTCTCGCAGCAGCTCTGGGCCAGGACTTTGCGAGCGTCGACTTTGGAAAGTTTGAGCCCggctccagccctgggctcgGGGGCTCCGCCGCAGCCGGGGCTGTACGCGAAGCAGGAggcctccccttcctcctcctcttcctcctcctcctcctcctcctcctcctccccccctccctccccgagCGGCACCCCCGAGGGGGACCCGCAACAAAAGGAGGGAGGCTTTGGGGACGCGGAGCCCTGCGCCAAAGGGAAGGATTTGCACAAAGATGCCTCGAACAATAGAGCCTCGTTAGAACGGGCCGAGCGGCAAAGCGGAGCCTTAACCGGGCCGGCGCCTTCCCCGGAggcggccccgcagcccccggaGCTGGGGgggagccccggccccgcgccccccggggaggagggggagcccCGGCGGGAGCACTTTGACCGGCTGATCCGGCAATCCAAGCTGTGGTGTTACGCCAAAGGGTTCAACCTGGACGGGAAAAGTTTGCGGCACGCGGGGAGGCCGGAGCCCTGGAAAGGCGCGGAGCTCAAATCCCCCGGCTCCAAAAGAGCGGAGAGCCCCAGCACCTTGTCATCCAAAGCTTTGAGAGGCAATGGCTCGGAAAGGAATGCCAAGCGCAGACGCCTCGCCAGAGGCGCTGAGGCAGAAAGGCAACAGAGCTCCTCCAAAGGGAGGCCACAAAAGACTCCGAGGAGGAATGCCAAAAAGGGAAACACTCCCTGCAAACGCCTCGGCAGCGCCGGGCCAACCCCGCCTCGGAATTCCTTCAGCCTCATGGGCAACTTCCCCTGTATTCCCTCCCTGGTCGTGGGGGAAGATGGGGACCTGtgtcctgcctcctccctcGGGGGCAAAAACTCCTGGGCTCTCTCCAAAACTCACCCGCTGTGGAGCTGGCACCTGGGGGGCAACGCCATCCCGGTGCCCCCCAGCCTCAAATTCCGGGGCTATAGCTTGGAGGATCTCTAA